Proteins encoded in a region of the Zea mays cultivar B73 chromosome 2, Zm-B73-REFERENCE-NAM-5.0, whole genome shotgun sequence genome:
- the LOC103646301 gene encoding centromere protein X produces MDEGATTSDSSAAETFDPDLIHAIFKLVWRRRAGKGAGGGGSIEDIDAERAPETSRRNRSTTANATALKVSCELLRIFVTEAIQRSAFIAEAEDGAVIEPTHLERVLPQLLLDF; encoded by the exons ATGGACGAAGGTGCGACGACGAGCGACTCGTCCGCTGCCGAGACATTTGATCCG GACCTGATTCACGCCATCTTCAAGCTGGTGTGGAGGCGGCGGGCGGGGAAgggggccggcggcggcggcagcattgAGGACATCGATGCGGAG CGTGCTCCAGAGACATCGAGGAGAAATCGGAGCACAACTG CCAATGCGACTGCTCTTAAAGTCAGCTGCGAACTTCTACGGATATTTGTAACAG AGGCTATTCAACGCTCTGCTTTTATCGCTGAAGCGGAGGATGGTGCTGTTATTGAACCCACCCACCTAGAGCGTGTGTTGCCGCAGCTGCTCTTGGACTTCTGA